The Microlunatus soli genome contains the following window.
GCGTGATCGCCTCCGAGCCGCTGCCCGCCGGCAACGGGTACGACAACTGGCCGGACTTCTATGCAGCGGCCCGACTCACGCCGTTCCTGGAGCGTGCCGTCGCGCGCGGTCGTCTCGACGATCGCGACCGGCGATCGCTGCAGCAGGTGATCGACAAGCTGCCGAGCCTGGCCGGCGCGGCGGAGCCGCCGGCCCTGCTGCACGGCGACCTGTGGTCGGGCAATGTGCTGTGGACCACCGACGAGGCGGTGTTGATCGACCCGGCCTGTTACGGCGGTCATCGGGAGACCGACCTGGCGATGCTTCCCCTCTTCGGACTCCCCCAACTCGACGTGGTGCTGGCCTCCTATCAGCAGCAGGCACCATTGGCCGACGGTTGGCAGCAGCGGATCGCCGTGCACCAACTGTTCCCGCTGCTGGTCCACGCGGTGATCTTCGGCGGCTCCTACGGCGCCGCTGTCGGCGATACTGCACGGGCCTGTCTGCGGTCGAGCTGACCTGAAGGCCCCTGAGCTTGGCGAAGGGCATCCGCCCGGAGCTTCGGACCCAGGTCAACCGAGCAGCAGCACACCACAGGCGATGATCACAAGGCCGTTGACTGTTGAGCCGGCGATCGAGACGGCGCGGCGGCGCCCCGCCAGCAACCAGGGGAGCTGATGCCAGCGGCGGA
Protein-coding sequences here:
- a CDS encoding fructosamine kinase family protein, encoding MVTEDDSQRLADRVAELTGTPLASIRPLGGAGFGRAYRATADDGSELFVKATEPLPGAFDHEAYGLRRLGAVAGGARTAAVVAADDGLLILEWVDQAPAGHAAAADFGRRLAVTHAAAATGFGRDTDSVIASEPLPAGNGYDNWPDFYAAARLTPFLERAVARGRLDDRDRRSLQQVIDKLPSLAGAAEPPALLHGDLWSGNVLWTTDEAVLIDPACYGGHRETDLAMLPLFGLPQLDVVLASYQQQAPLADGWQQRIAVHQLFPLLVHAVIFGGSYGAAVGDTARACLRSS